The Fulvivirga ligni genome window below encodes:
- a CDS encoding DUF6503 family protein — translation MNRIKTAILALLIISCSAPSKEDNKDNNITDSEPKMEYPDLLSKVLEAHGGLDKWKYYGSLQYEAVSTLGGEKRERQSIDLYSRKVLIESDNYKLGMDGENVWVAPNKEAFGEMSPRFYHNLLFYFFSIPFVFADPGIQYEELGTRTLDSITYDALKISYQGGVGDASNDEYIGLFDQETHQLKLLLYTVTYFSGEKHNNFNALKYDWQKANGLLVPSAITGYKYEADTLGDIRYKTEFQNVSFRHEDFADEMFEMPESAEIDSLKQR, via the coding sequence ATGAATAGAATAAAAACTGCAATCCTTGCTCTGTTAATCATCTCCTGCTCAGCACCAAGTAAGGAAGACAACAAGGACAACAATATAACAGATTCTGAACCCAAGATGGAATATCCAGACCTTTTGTCTAAGGTACTGGAAGCACATGGCGGCCTTGATAAATGGAAGTATTACGGCTCGTTACAATATGAGGCTGTCTCTACCTTAGGGGGTGAAAAAAGGGAGCGCCAATCAATCGACCTATATTCGCGAAAGGTGCTGATAGAGTCTGACAATTATAAGCTTGGAATGGATGGTGAAAATGTTTGGGTGGCTCCTAATAAAGAAGCCTTTGGAGAAATGTCGCCTCGCTTTTATCATAATCTCCTGTTCTACTTCTTCTCCATACCTTTTGTATTCGCCGATCCAGGGATCCAATATGAGGAACTAGGAACCAGAACCTTAGATTCTATTACTTATGACGCATTGAAGATTTCATATCAAGGTGGTGTTGGTGATGCCTCTAATGACGAATACATTGGACTTTTTGATCAGGAGACTCATCAGTTAAAGCTACTTTTATATACAGTGACCTACTTCAGCGGTGAAAAACACAATAATTTTAACGCTTTAAAGTATGATTGGCAGAAAGCAAATGGTTTACTAGTACCATCGGCCATTACTGGCTATAAATATGAAGCTGATACACTGGGAGATATCAGGTATAAGACAGAATTTCAAAATGTATCATTCAGGCATGAAGATTTTGCGGATGAAATGTTTGAGATGCCCGAATCAGCAGAAATAGATAGTCTTAAACAGCGCTAA
- a CDS encoding DUF2721 domain-containing protein gives MSISVTTPALLFPAISLLLLAYTNRFLAIASLIRSLNVRVKEDPNKETYGQIKNLRRRLRLIKNMQITGVFSFFLCVLSMFMLFQDKQEWGSYIFGTSMICLLVSLGISMIELQISTKALNLELSDMEIK, from the coding sequence ATGTCTATAAGTGTAACTACACCTGCATTATTATTTCCAGCTATCTCATTATTGCTTTTGGCCTATACGAATAGGTTTTTGGCCATTGCATCATTGATAAGAAGTTTGAACGTAAGGGTGAAGGAAGATCCTAATAAGGAAACTTATGGGCAGATAAAAAATTTAAGAAGGCGTCTTCGGCTTATAAAAAATATGCAGATCACAGGCGTCTTCAGTTTCTTCTTATGTGTGCTAAGTATGTTTATGCTTTTTCAGGATAAGCAGGAGTGGGGCAGCTATATTTTCGGCACAAGTATGATCTGCCTACTTGTATCCTTAGGTATATCTATGATAGAACTCCAGATCAGTACAAAAGCACTTAATCTGGAGCTTAGTGATATGGAAATTAAATAG
- the bshB1 gene encoding bacillithiol biosynthesis deacetylase BshB1: MKLDVLAFAAHPDDTELSCAGTLAAHVKQGYKVGVVDFTRGEMGTRGTAEIREVEAGNSAKILGLSVRDNLGFEDAFFVNDKYHQLEVAKAMRKYRPEIVLANAVTDRHPDHGKAARLVVDAYFLAGLSKIELTDEEGNILEPWRPKSVYHYIQSVYIKPDFVVDVSEHWETKMEAVRAFKSQFFDPNSTEPETYISSPEFMKLLEARGKDLGHSVGAAYGEGFTINRHLGVKNLFNLL; the protein is encoded by the coding sequence ATGAAATTAGATGTTTTGGCTTTTGCTGCCCATCCTGATGATACCGAATTAAGCTGTGCAGGAACTTTAGCTGCGCATGTGAAGCAAGGATATAAAGTTGGAGTAGTAGATTTCACCCGAGGTGAAATGGGAACCAGAGGAACAGCAGAAATTAGAGAAGTAGAAGCAGGTAATTCTGCCAAGATATTGGGTTTAAGCGTACGCGATAACCTGGGTTTTGAAGATGCTTTTTTTGTGAATGATAAATATCATCAGCTGGAAGTGGCCAAGGCTATGAGGAAGTACAGACCAGAGATAGTTCTGGCGAATGCCGTTACTGACAGGCATCCTGATCATGGAAAAGCAGCCAGACTGGTGGTAGATGCCTACTTTCTTGCCGGGCTGTCTAAAATAGAACTGACCGATGAGGAAGGTAACATATTAGAGCCATGGAGACCTAAATCTGTTTATCATTATATTCAGAGTGTTTATATTAAGCCTGACTTTGTAGTGGATGTGAGCGAGCATTGGGAAACTAAGATGGAAGCAGTAAGAGCTTTTAAATCTCAGTTCTTTGACCCCAACAGCACTGAGCCTGAAACTTACATCTCATCGCCAGAATTTATGAAGCTTTTGGAGGCCAGAGGTAAGGATTTAGGACACAGTGTGGGCGCTGCTTATGGAGAAGGATTCACAATCAACCGTCACTTAGGAGTGAAGAACTTGTTTAATCTGTTATAA
- a CDS encoding YebC/PmpR family DNA-binding transcriptional regulator, with protein MGRAFEYRRAAKEKRWDKMSKLFPKLAKAITVAAKEGGTDPDMNAKLRTAIQNAKAENMPKDNIDAAIKRAEGKDADAYVEVNYEGKGPHGVLVFVECATDNTTRTVANVKSYFNKAGGGLVPTGSLEFMFNRNAVFEFDKTDEMDLEELELELIDAGIEEIEERDEKVFVYGDYTNFGTISSALDGLNIEVTKANLQRFPTTPVEFSEEQLEEIEKMLDKIEDDDDVQAVYTNIS; from the coding sequence ATGGGAAGAGCATTTGAATATAGAAGAGCAGCGAAAGAAAAGCGCTGGGACAAAATGTCCAAACTATTTCCAAAACTAGCAAAGGCAATTACGGTGGCTGCTAAAGAAGGCGGTACCGACCCCGACATGAACGCCAAGCTAAGAACGGCTATCCAAAATGCGAAGGCTGAAAATATGCCGAAGGATAACATAGATGCAGCCATTAAACGTGCCGAGGGTAAAGATGCTGATGCCTATGTAGAGGTTAACTATGAAGGAAAAGGTCCTCATGGTGTATTGGTATTTGTAGAATGTGCTACAGATAACACTACCCGTACCGTTGCAAATGTAAAATCATACTTCAATAAAGCTGGTGGTGGTTTAGTACCTACTGGCTCTTTAGAATTTATGTTTAACAGAAACGCCGTATTCGAGTTTGACAAAACAGATGAGATGGATCTGGAAGAGCTTGAGCTTGAGCTTATTGATGCTGGCATAGAAGAAATAGAAGAGAGAGATGAAAAAGTTTTTGTATATGGAGACTACACTAACTTCGGAACTATATCATCTGCATTAGACGGTTTGAACATTGAGGTAACAAAAGCTAACCTACAGCGTTTTCCTACTACGCCTGTGGAGTTTTCTGAAGAACAATTGGAAGAAATCGAAAAAATGCTCGATAAAATTGAAGATGATGATGACGTGCAGGCTGTTTACACAAACATTTCATAA
- a CDS encoding dihydrolipoyl dehydrogenase family protein, whose translation MEKYDLIVIGAGPSGYAAAMRALDFKKKVLLIEKQTIGGAGVSNGALSSKTWWEISRDVHLVSRHLSRFNLEMPNADFQEIKREVQKAVDERKSMLLENIESLKESHLIDYKLGAAHILTEHEVQILGQGSEEIVYGENIIIATGSRPRKLPNIPIDEEHILTSDGIEKLEEFPESMVILGAGVIGCEFATIFSGFGKTKVHLIDKGDHILPFEDSDVVSVIERNMENNGVHIHRNSQLVRMEIVRGRVEYELEYTDGSNEVFNVEKALVSVGRVPNFDNLWSNNIHINLNQRGIDDDQTQTSESNIYAVGDVTADIALVNVGELEGRFAVERIFGNPQRTLMYENISTIMFLNPEVAGVGLNEKQAIEKGISYKVVTLDYRCISRAIAKRNTQGFIKLLVTNDSEMKVLGMRVVGNQASSAIQAVALLISMNKGIEELAECVHPHPSITEGVQECARMLMGTSLFKPEALKGHLSAKVHVNGEYEDILY comes from the coding sequence ATGGAGAAATATGACTTGATAGTTATTGGAGCGGGGCCCTCAGGATATGCTGCGGCTATGAGAGCATTGGATTTTAAGAAGAAAGTTCTTCTTATAGAAAAACAGACTATCGGAGGAGCTGGGGTTTCAAATGGTGCATTATCATCAAAGACCTGGTGGGAAATCTCCAGAGATGTTCATTTAGTTAGCAGGCACCTGAGTAGGTTCAATCTTGAGATGCCTAATGCTGACTTTCAGGAGATAAAAAGAGAGGTTCAGAAGGCCGTTGATGAACGCAAGTCTATGCTCTTGGAGAATATTGAATCTCTAAAGGAGTCTCATTTAATAGATTATAAGTTAGGCGCAGCACATATTCTTACAGAACATGAAGTGCAAATATTGGGTCAGGGTAGTGAGGAGATTGTCTACGGTGAAAATATTATCATCGCCACAGGTAGTAGACCTCGTAAATTACCTAATATTCCAATAGATGAAGAGCATATCCTTACCAGCGATGGAATAGAAAAGCTGGAAGAGTTTCCAGAGAGTATGGTTATTCTTGGTGCTGGGGTGATAGGTTGTGAATTTGCGACTATATTTTCTGGCTTTGGTAAAACCAAAGTGCACCTGATAGATAAAGGTGATCATATTCTTCCATTTGAAGACAGCGATGTGGTTAGCGTAATTGAGCGAAACATGGAGAATAATGGTGTTCATATCCATAGAAACTCTCAGTTAGTGCGGATGGAGATAGTTAGAGGCAGAGTAGAATATGAGCTAGAATATACTGATGGATCCAATGAGGTTTTTAATGTGGAAAAAGCATTGGTGTCTGTAGGAAGGGTACCTAATTTCGATAATTTATGGAGTAATAACATCCATATTAACCTCAACCAAAGAGGAATAGATGATGACCAGACGCAAACCAGCGAATCTAATATATATGCAGTAGGAGATGTTACCGCTGATATAGCTTTGGTAAATGTAGGCGAATTGGAAGGCCGGTTTGCGGTAGAGCGCATTTTCGGAAACCCACAAAGAACATTGATGTATGAAAATATATCAACCATTATGTTCTTAAATCCTGAGGTGGCCGGAGTTGGTCTAAATGAAAAGCAGGCTATTGAAAAAGGCATCTCTTATAAAGTGGTTACACTGGATTATCGCTGTATCTCAAGAGCGATAGCAAAGAGAAATACTCAAGGCTTTATTAAACTTTTAGTCACTAATGATAGTGAAATGAAGGTGTTAGGCATGCGGGTAGTGGGTAATCAGGCATCCAGTGCCATTCAAGCCGTTGCTTTACTGATAAGTATGAATAAGGGGATAGAGGAATTAGCGGAATGTGTTCATCCGCATCCGTCCATTACAGAGGGCGTGCAGGAGTGCGCGAGAATGCTTATGGGAACGTCTTTATTCAAGCCTGAGGCTCTTAAAGGTCATTTAAGTGCCAAAGTACATGTTAATGGAGAATATGAAGATATTCTTTATTAA
- a CDS encoding ATP-binding protein, translated as MDAISPIQIQQSKRAILLYIIFTLSFSVNLYSQGDFLIDDFNQTIYNASPSNWGCTQTGLGTLFFANYDGVTTYDGNTWSLMTINNNSACLSIASTSSNKIYVGLQNDFGFLSPNERGALSFHSLKDQINSKINLSPFYKIFTILDTAYFYSDNLIVKYSNGNLIHWISENGSFSDLFEVNNKVYALLNDGIYSIKAKNMNKLPNSEKLVQHKIIFLSSKGNKLLVGTHESGFFEYDKGNIKKISASHLEKIKRPVYTTAYSNNLHLPFEYALGTLGNGIVFIDKDFNYVSTLNEKNGLSSSVIKGLTIDNNYNLWSTMQEGVARIETSSPFKKILPLDDLSCTIFSIINYQNRIYIGTSIGLYFLENNQIHKISDLNTAIWDLITYKDQLIIGTDDGLYFMQNEALTERSDFIKVTKLYISKNKKLIIGHAKGVSLLDIDQPTLGEKTFNIPPSRYNSIMEDDFGNLWISSKFDGIYQIKNPLDSTYEIQKYNEADGLPDTNEIQIIQLNKKQYFTSSNGFYQFNNNTTTFLKDSSIVDYGYDINNVTVTTTNDLILSTKNDENRTFLIQLKNTKSGYRTVSIPYRRLPNMSIDAIYQDDSLIWIAGSAGLFYFNENIKKDYQIPYNTLIRQVSTNDSTIFYGSYFSSKDTAQVKAILKDQPDNFKPTLTYSENNITFQYSAAFYEVPENNQYSYYLENNDKGWSKWSTEHKKEYSNLSPGTYTFHVKSKNIYEFEGSIATYEFTILPPWYRTWYAYIGYVLLAGLLIWGMILAYTFRVRMQRQKLKLVVADRTFEVLSQKKEIEKQKSLLETQFEQIKEQRDNIQSKNLELSMAQRETSKANLALQELNNNLEKEVEDRTSRIKSMLEELQKTNKELDHFIYRASHDLKGPISRISGLTSLAKLEVADSNSKNYIDLIDFTANNMKSTLTKLTQVHDLMSTELNIEEVDFASLISSIRTSIKYLEKDAGVIKYKFDFDKDLTIKTDSYRLSIIIANLIENAIIYRRSSQDEHSIDIRAYKEAESLKIMVSDSGIGLKEDQFDKIFDMFVKVNDNNNGSGLGLYLTKLALNRLNGSISVQSKINTFTTFTVTLPLVPPSESHQ; from the coding sequence ATGGATGCTATTTCACCAATTCAAATACAGCAATCAAAGAGAGCAATTCTGCTTTATATTATATTTACACTTAGCTTTAGCGTAAATTTATATTCACAGGGTGATTTCTTAATAGATGATTTCAACCAAACAATTTATAATGCATCTCCTTCCAACTGGGGTTGTACTCAAACTGGCCTTGGAACATTATTTTTCGCCAATTATGATGGGGTGACCACTTATGATGGAAACACATGGTCATTAATGACCATAAATAATAATTCAGCTTGCTTATCAATAGCTAGTACTTCATCAAACAAAATCTATGTAGGGTTACAAAATGATTTTGGTTTTTTATCACCTAATGAAAGGGGAGCTCTTTCTTTTCACTCATTGAAGGATCAAATTAATAGCAAGATTAATTTGAGTCCATTCTATAAAATCTTCACCATACTTGACACTGCGTACTTTTATTCTGACAACTTAATTGTAAAATATTCGAATGGTAATTTAATACATTGGATTTCTGAAAATGGCAGTTTTAGTGATCTTTTTGAGGTCAACAATAAAGTGTATGCCCTATTAAATGATGGCATATATTCTATTAAAGCAAAAAACATGAATAAGCTTCCCAATTCAGAAAAATTAGTTCAGCATAAGATAATTTTCTTATCATCCAAAGGCAACAAACTTCTAGTTGGAACCCATGAATCCGGATTTTTTGAATATGACAAGGGAAACATAAAGAAAATATCAGCTTCACATCTAGAAAAAATTAAAAGACCTGTCTATACAACAGCATATTCCAATAACCTTCACCTTCCATTTGAATATGCATTGGGCACCTTAGGCAATGGAATTGTTTTCATCGATAAGGACTTTAATTACGTTTCTACACTTAACGAAAAAAATGGTCTATCAAGCTCTGTCATTAAAGGTTTAACCATAGATAACAATTACAATCTATGGTCCACAATGCAAGAAGGGGTAGCCAGAATAGAAACCTCATCACCATTTAAAAAAATTCTTCCTCTAGATGATTTATCGTGCACTATATTTAGTATAATTAATTACCAAAATAGAATATATATAGGTACCAGCATTGGACTCTACTTCCTAGAGAACAACCAAATTCACAAAATCTCAGACCTTAATACAGCAATTTGGGATTTGATAACTTATAAAGATCAACTGATCATAGGAACAGATGACGGGTTATATTTCATGCAAAATGAAGCGCTAACAGAAAGATCAGATTTTATAAAAGTCACCAAACTTTATATAAGCAAGAACAAAAAATTAATTATTGGTCATGCCAAAGGAGTCAGTTTGTTGGACATAGATCAACCTACCTTAGGAGAAAAAACCTTTAATATTCCACCCTCTAGGTACAATTCTATAATGGAAGATGATTTTGGCAATCTATGGATCAGTTCAAAATTTGATGGAATATATCAAATTAAAAACCCATTGGATTCCACATATGAAATTCAAAAATACAATGAAGCAGATGGATTGCCTGATACAAATGAGATTCAAATAATACAGCTGAATAAAAAGCAATATTTCACTAGCTCCAACGGATTTTACCAATTCAACAATAATACAACAACGTTTTTAAAAGATTCTTCAATTGTCGATTACGGTTATGATATAAATAATGTCACAGTAACAACAACCAATGACCTTATTCTGTCAACAAAAAACGATGAAAATAGAACATTTTTAATACAGTTAAAGAATACTAAATCAGGATATAGAACTGTATCCATTCCGTATAGACGGCTTCCTAATATGTCCATAGACGCTATCTATCAAGACGACAGCCTAATATGGATCGCCGGTAGTGCCGGGTTATTTTACTTCAATGAAAACATAAAAAAAGATTACCAGATTCCTTATAATACTCTGATAAGGCAAGTTTCGACGAATGACTCTACAATTTTCTACGGAAGTTATTTTAGCTCAAAGGATACGGCACAAGTAAAAGCCATATTGAAAGATCAACCAGATAATTTCAAGCCGACTCTCACTTATTCAGAAAACAACATCACCTTTCAATACAGCGCTGCCTTCTATGAAGTTCCTGAAAACAACCAGTATAGCTATTATCTGGAAAACAATGACAAGGGGTGGTCTAAGTGGAGTACAGAGCACAAAAAAGAATACAGCAACTTATCTCCGGGCACATATACATTCCATGTTAAGTCGAAAAACATATATGAATTTGAAGGTAGCATTGCCACCTATGAATTCACCATCCTTCCACCATGGTACAGGACATGGTATGCATATATAGGCTATGTTTTATTGGCTGGTTTATTGATCTGGGGAATGATATTGGCTTATACATTCCGAGTACGGATGCAGCGTCAAAAGCTTAAGCTCGTAGTGGCTGATCGAACGTTTGAGGTTTTAAGTCAGAAAAAAGAAATCGAAAAGCAGAAAAGCCTGCTGGAGACCCAATTTGAACAAATCAAAGAACAGCGAGACAATATACAAAGTAAAAATCTGGAGCTTAGTATGGCTCAGAGAGAAACTTCCAAAGCTAATTTAGCCCTTCAGGAACTTAATAATAATTTAGAAAAAGAGGTAGAAGATCGAACCAGCAGGATAAAAAGTATGCTTGAAGAGCTCCAAAAAACCAATAAAGAACTTGATCATTTCATATACCGTGCCTCTCATGATTTAAAGGGGCCGATAAGTAGAATAAGTGGTTTAACTTCCCTCGCAAAACTTGAAGTGGCTGACTCTAACAGCAAAAACTATATAGATCTCATAGACTTCACGGCCAACAATATGAAGTCTACACTTACCAAACTCACTCAGGTGCATGACTTGATGAGTACTGAGTTAAATATTGAAGAAGTAGACTTTGCCTCGCTCATCAGCTCTATCCGGACGTCCATTAAATATCTGGAAAAGGATGCAGGGGTTATCAAATACAAGTTTGATTTTGACAAGGACTTAACAATCAAGACTGATAGTTATCGATTGAGTATCATAATTGCAAATCTCATTGAAAATGCCATTATTTATAGAAGATCTTCTCAGGATGAGCATTCTATTGACATCCGAGCTTACAAAGAAGCCGAGAGTCTGAAAATTATGGTATCTGACTCTGGTATTGGCTTGAAAGAAGATCAGTTTGACAAAATATTTGATATGTTCGTTAAGGTTAATGACAATAACAACGGTAGCGGACTAGGTCTTTACCTCACCAAGCTAGCTCTAAATAGATTAAATGGCTCAATCAGTGTTCAAAGCAAGATAAACACTTTCACAACTTTCACAGTAACGTTACCATTAGTTCCTCCTAGCGAATCCCATCAATAA
- a CDS encoding prephenate dehydrogenase, with product MKIALVGVGLIGGSFALAVKRRRLNVEVVGVDKNIDNLEKAKELGIIDRYESLEEAVNQVDVVILAIPVDALTKLLPQVLDLVKDDQLIIDFGSTKEAVCLSVAEHKNRKCFVAAHPMAGTEYSGPQAAFSTLFEDKIMILCEQERSGEVQLNLFHEICKNLAMKVVSMTPKDHDLHIAYVSHLSHISSFALSTTVLEKEKDEKHIFAMAGSGFASTVRLAKSSPEMWSPIFVQNQNNLSGALETYIKQLSSFKELLDKKNAEEMNEFMKEANKIRPIIDGIR from the coding sequence ATGAAAATAGCATTAGTAGGAGTAGGTCTTATCGGTGGTTCTTTTGCACTAGCAGTAAAAAGAAGACGATTAAATGTGGAGGTAGTTGGTGTTGATAAAAACATTGATAACCTTGAAAAGGCTAAAGAATTAGGCATAATAGATCGATATGAAAGTCTTGAAGAAGCAGTAAATCAGGTGGATGTGGTCATCCTGGCCATCCCGGTAGATGCATTGACCAAGCTATTACCACAAGTGCTTGATTTAGTTAAAGATGATCAGCTTATCATTGATTTTGGCTCCACTAAAGAAGCTGTCTGCTTATCCGTGGCTGAGCATAAAAATAGAAAGTGTTTTGTTGCTGCCCACCCAATGGCAGGGACCGAGTATTCTGGTCCACAAGCTGCGTTTTCCACCTTGTTTGAAGATAAAATCATGATCCTCTGCGAGCAGGAGAGAAGTGGAGAGGTTCAACTCAACCTATTTCATGAAATCTGTAAGAATCTTGCCATGAAAGTGGTTAGTATGACGCCTAAAGATCATGATTTACATATTGCCTACGTAAGTCATTTGAGTCATATTTCTTCCTTTGCGCTTAGTACTACTGTACTTGAAAAGGAGAAGGACGAAAAGCACATTTTTGCCATGGCTGGCTCCGGCTTTGCCTCTACGGTAAGGTTGGCCAAAAGCTCACCGGAGATGTGGTCGCCAATTTTTGTTCAAAATCAGAATAACTTATCCGGAGCCTTGGAGACATATATAAAGCAGCTAAGTTCTTTTAAAGAGTTGCTGGATAAGAAGAACGCTGAAGAAATGAATGAATTTATGAAAGAGGCTAATAAGATAAGACCTATTATTGATGGGATTCGCTAG
- a CDS encoding pyridoxal phosphate-dependent aminotransferase: MIISTADRLGQVKEYYFSQKLAQVRQMQSEGKKVLNLAIGSPDLAPAQSVLKKASEEIFKDGNHGYQSYQGLPELRQAISEWLQRIFSVELNPANEILPLIGSKEGITHISLAFLNPGDQVLVPELCYPAYGSVAEMCGAEVIRFPIKEDSWEPDWQFLDQLDYSKVKLLWLNYPHMPTGQPASNEVLARFVKLAAEKKVLLCHDNPYSLILPSGKPTSIFSIPGAKEVAIELNSMSKSFNMAGWRIGWVAGASDYIQAIIKIKSNVDSGMFKPLMLAAVEALKLGDDWFDSVNSIYKERRLKVQEIMDKLNCTYSKSQQGMFVWAKISESEKSAEDLVERLLHEKHIFITPGFIFGDKGKEYVRISLCSDVEVYNEALARL, encoded by the coding sequence ATGATTATTTCTACCGCTGATAGGCTGGGACAGGTAAAAGAATATTACTTTTCTCAAAAGCTGGCTCAGGTGCGACAAATGCAATCCGAAGGCAAGAAGGTTCTTAACCTGGCCATAGGTAGCCCTGACTTAGCTCCGGCACAATCTGTTTTAAAGAAAGCTTCAGAAGAAATCTTTAAAGATGGTAATCATGGGTATCAATCATACCAAGGCTTGCCGGAGTTACGGCAAGCCATCAGCGAATGGCTTCAGCGGATTTTTTCTGTTGAGCTTAACCCTGCCAATGAAATATTGCCACTGATTGGCTCCAAAGAGGGTATTACTCATATCTCACTTGCGTTTCTAAATCCAGGAGATCAGGTGCTGGTTCCAGAGCTTTGCTACCCCGCTTACGGATCAGTAGCCGAAATGTGTGGCGCAGAGGTGATCCGCTTTCCTATAAAAGAAGATAGCTGGGAGCCCGATTGGCAGTTTTTGGATCAACTAGATTATTCGAAAGTCAAATTATTATGGCTCAATTATCCGCATATGCCTACTGGGCAGCCAGCCAGTAATGAGGTGCTAGCACGTTTTGTTAAGCTGGCTGCGGAGAAGAAAGTATTGCTTTGTCATGATAATCCTTATAGTCTTATCCTACCTTCTGGTAAACCCACTAGCATCTTTTCCATTCCAGGGGCTAAGGAGGTTGCTATTGAGCTCAACTCTATGAGTAAATCATTCAATATGGCTGGCTGGCGAATTGGCTGGGTAGCTGGTGCTAGTGATTATATTCAGGCCATTATTAAAATAAAGAGCAACGTTGATTCGGGTATGTTCAAGCCACTCATGTTAGCCGCAGTTGAGGCTTTAAAACTGGGTGATGATTGGTTCGATTCAGTAAATTCAATCTACAAAGAAAGAAGATTGAAGGTGCAGGAGATTATGGATAAACTTAATTGTACCTATAGCAAAAGCCAGCAGGGCATGTTTGTCTGGGCAAAGATATCTGAAAGTGAAAAAAGTGCGGAGGACCTGGTAGAAAGGCTTCTGCATGAAAAGCATATTTTCATTACGCCAGGATTTATATTTGGCGATAAGGGTAAAGAATATGTCAGAATTTCTCTCTGCAGTGACGTGGAGGTGTACAATGAAGCTTTAGCACGACTTTAA
- the phhA gene encoding phenylalanine 4-monooxygenase, translated as MEAITKSEQRVIPTLKDMQQVYDQYTAEDQQVWQILYDRQIVNLPKAATVEFLKGLDIVNFTNQQIPNFEETNVILREATGWELVAVEGIVDDKLFFELMSNKKFPATTWLRTMEELDYLEEPDMFHDVFAHVPLLTNQAFVDYLQALSKIGAEHAGDPVAIELLSRIYWFTVEFGLIREEAGLRIYGAGILSSAGETKFSLSDEPQHFAYNVDQILDTPYRKDTFQEKYFIIDSYDQLYHSIDEVVSKLNEKLKALK; from the coding sequence ATGGAAGCAATTACAAAATCTGAGCAAAGAGTTATCCCTACGTTGAAAGACATGCAGCAGGTATATGATCAGTATACCGCTGAGGATCAGCAAGTATGGCAGATTCTTTATGACCGTCAGATTGTAAACTTACCAAAAGCTGCTACAGTAGAGTTTTTGAAAGGACTTGACATAGTGAATTTTACTAACCAGCAAATTCCAAATTTCGAAGAAACCAATGTGATCTTAAGAGAAGCTACGGGTTGGGAATTGGTAGCTGTAGAGGGCATTGTGGATGATAAGTTGTTTTTTGAGCTTATGTCTAACAAGAAGTTTCCTGCTACTACCTGGTTAAGAACTATGGAAGAGTTAGATTACCTGGAAGAGCCAGATATGTTTCATGATGTATTTGCTCATGTGCCATTGCTTACTAATCAGGCTTTTGTAGATTATCTTCAGGCTCTAAGCAAAATAGGAGCTGAGCACGCTGGCGACCCTGTTGCTATAGAATTGCTTTCAAGAATTTACTGGTTCACAGTAGAGTTTGGTCTGATCAGAGAAGAGGCTGGCCTAAGAATATATGGTGCCGGAATCTTAAGTTCAGCTGGTGAAACCAAGTTTTCTCTAAGTGATGAACCGCAACATTTTGCTTACAATGTTGACCAAATTTTGGATACTCCATACAGAAAAGATACTTTTCAGGAAAAATACTTCATCATAGATTCTTACGATCAGTTGTACCATTCTATTGATGAGGTAGTAAGCAAATTAAACGAAAAGCTAAAAGCCCTTAAATAA